CCCCCGATTTCGCAATTGCTGGCCTATTTTCGGTTAGCCCCGGAAAACCTGATAGTCATCCATGACGACCTCGATATGCCGCTGGGACGCTTGAAAATCGTCCTCAGGGGCGGGGCCGGCGGACATAAGGGGGTCGGCTCCATTATTCAGGTATTGGGAACCGAGGAATTTATCAGGATTAAGGTTGGAATCGGGCGTCCCCAACAGGGTGAAGCGATTGAAGATTATGTATTAAGCCTCTGTTACCCAGAGGAGGCGGAAATTTTTAAGGCTATGGTTCAGCGCGCCGCCGAGGCGGTGGAAACTCTGCTCACCGCCGGGGTCGGCGAAGCCATGAGCCGCTTCCATGGCCCGGTGCCAGCCCCCTGAGGATGCGGCCATTGCGGGTGTTATTTATTTCTCCCAACCGCTTACGTCTGATCGTTCCTCCTCTACCCCTGGGCCTGGCCTCAGTAATTGCCGCAGTAGGAGCTGACCATGCCTTCCGGGTAGTGGATTTCATGTTTGAAACTGATCCGCGGGGAAAGCTTTTGTCCCTGCTCAAGGAATTTCAGCCCGAGATCATCGCCCTGGGCCTGCGCAATGTCGACAACCAGGACAGCCGTTATCCGGTATTCTTTTTCCCGGAAATAAAAAACCTGCTTGACTGGCTGCGGCAGCACTACCAAGGTCCAATAGCCCTGGGCGGCGGCGCCTTCAGTATTTTGCCGCGCGAATTTATGGATTATCTGGGGGCTGATTTTGGCATTGTCGGGGACGGCGAACTCAGTTTCCGGGCTTTACTTGAGGCTTATCCCCAGGGCGAATTTAACCGGGTGCCGGGGCTGATCTGGAAGCAACATGGGCAATGGCAGTGCAATCCCCCAGAGCCGGTGCTGGACCTGGACCAGTTGCCCGATCCGGCCCTGGAGTATTTTACTCCCATTCAGTATCACGAGGCAGTGGGGAACGCCAAACTGGCAGGGATGATAACCTTGCAGAGTCGACGCGGCTGCCCTATGAATTGTATATATTGCACAACCCCGCTGATCGAAGGCCGTCGGCTGCGCACCCGGTCTCCGGAGAAGGTAGCGGCCTTCATGGCCTACTGCCATGACCGCTGGCACTTGACCCGGTTCTATTTTATTGATAACATTTTTAATTATCCCCTGGATTATGCCCGTCAACTCTGCCGGGCAGTTAAAAACCTTAATCTGCCGGTGCAGTGGAGTTGCATTATCAATCCTGCCTTCCCTGATGCTGAATTATTCCACCTGATCCGTAAAGCTGGCGGTTACCGGGTGCAGGTGGGCAATGAGAGCGGTTCTGATTTAGTATTGACCAATCTGGGCAAGGGCTATGGCCGGGGCCAGGTAGAGAACACCCTGCAACTGCTGGAGCAGGCCGGGTTGGCATATAGTTGTTTCCTGTTGTTTGGCGGTCCGGGAGAGACCCCGGAGACAGTGAAGGAAAGCGTCGCCCTGCTGGAGAAGTATCAGCCGCAAATGGTCAATCTGACGGTCGGCATCCGCATATATCCTGGAGCCACCATATACCGCCAGGCCCTGGCGGAAGGGGTAATCAGTAAAACCGACAATCTGCTGTGGCCTTACTTTTATCTCTCCCCGGCAATAGCCGACTGGATCTGGGATTATCTCCCCGAAATCACCGCCCGGCATCCGAACTGGATTTTTTGATACCTGCAATTATTACAAATTGACTCTTATTTTTTGTCTGGTGTACGGCCAGAGTAAGCCTGCCCCTGGGTTATTAAGCCGTATTTTGTACCTAGGTTAGTAACTAGCAAAGGAGATTTCCGATGCCACCCAAATGGGATAACGATGAACGGGAACGTCCGAACTGGCGGGATATCGATCGCCGGAAGGATCGCTCCCGCCATGCAACTCCCCAGCGCCAGCCTCGCCGCGGCCGCAAAGCTGAGGCGGAGTGGATCAGAATCCAGGCCTTGAAAAAGGCCGAGGCCCTGTTTGCGGGCAAACGCGGCCGGCCGGAATACCAGAAAGCTTTGCGGTCTTTGGAAGCCCACCGCGGCACTCCTAAATTTGAGGCCACAGCCAAAAAATTCCTAGCCGAATATGGGATGCCGGAAGATTGGAGCACCCTGATGCTGTTTTTGGATTATTCCGACCCGGAGGTAGTCAAGGAAGTCTTAAATTGTCTGCAGGCCCAGGTCCGGTCCCGGAGCCGGGTAGAACAACAGGGGTTGCAAGGCAAACTGCGGACTATGTCTCTGACCACCAAAAATCTGGAATTAAAACTGGCGGCCGAGGCCATCATCGCCGAGATTTAGGGTTTGTCTCTTGACCAGCCCGGTAAAGCAGCAATCAGGCTTTAATCCCAAAATTACCGAACCGGCTGGCGGAAACACTCGGCTGGAGATTAGCTTATCTCTGGACTTCACTGCGGGACAACAGCCAATAGATAAAGCCTAATACCAAGATGCCGCCGATATAAAGTGCCTGAAGAGTGATGTCCTTGTGAGCTATAGAGGAAATTAATTCTTCCCGGATAAAGGCGACCAGGCCGACCCCGACGAATAGGTGCAACTTGAAAGCGCCGCCTCGCAGGCGTTCAATCTCCGCTTCCAGCAATTCAATCACCAGCCATAAGATCAACAAAGACCCCAGGGCGCCGAGCAGTGCTTTTTCAAACTGGCTCGTGAAGACATTGATGACATCGTTGATTATCATTACCACCGCGCCCACGGAGAGACCCAGCAATCCGATCACCAGGGTCATGTTAAGGCCAAAAGTAAAGCGATGGGCAAAGCGG
This DNA window, taken from Deltaproteobacteria bacterium, encodes the following:
- a CDS encoding aminoacyl-tRNA hydrolase; translated protein: MRLVAGLGNPGTRYQHTRHNLGFQVIEVLSQHWGIALSKRSLANRWGQGRVNQESVILAQPQAYMNLSGPPISQLLAYFRLAPENLIVIHDDLDMPLGRLKIVLRGGAGGHKGVGSIIQVLGTEEFIRIKVGIGRPQQGEAIEDYVLSLCYPEEAEIFKAMVQRAAEAVETLLTAGVGEAMSRFHGPVPAP
- a CDS encoding radical SAM protein, producing MRVLFISPNRLRLIVPPLPLGLASVIAAVGADHAFRVVDFMFETDPRGKLLSLLKEFQPEIIALGLRNVDNQDSRYPVFFFPEIKNLLDWLRQHYQGPIALGGGAFSILPREFMDYLGADFGIVGDGELSFRALLEAYPQGEFNRVPGLIWKQHGQWQCNPPEPVLDLDQLPDPALEYFTPIQYHEAVGNAKLAGMITLQSRRGCPMNCIYCTTPLIEGRRLRTRSPEKVAAFMAYCHDRWHLTRFYFIDNIFNYPLDYARQLCRAVKNLNLPVQWSCIINPAFPDAELFHLIRKAGGYRVQVGNESGSDLVLTNLGKGYGRGQVENTLQLLEQAGLAYSCFLLFGGPGETPETVKESVALLEKYQPQMVNLTVGIRIYPGATIYRQALAEGVISKTDNLLWPYFYLSPAIADWIWDYLPEITARHPNWIF